A genomic region of Alicyclobacillus sp. SO9 contains the following coding sequences:
- the priA gene encoding primosomal protein N', whose product MTRLTAEVVVDAKTRQVSGSYTYLVPERLKNTIRPGHRVYVSFGRQHLQGFVVSVESVEEDIDRTEGTDIGPRADTYDRTTILRASDENPSPFKPVLAVLDSEPLLRPELLSLLQDMAHRYACTLLEAIQTAIPGAYRVQAKQVYKGNPDVKPERLEEVPLWETLCRRPLSFSEILRRFQENANIWLESLIACGSVHEAADLRDRVAAKKQASLHLTSDVNQARGFIEEKQKQAPKQARLLEQLLHQSPQSVHSLGVVPSDGAVRALLRAGLVRVSEEEVYRRPLDTGLNETVDSQRELTRLQTAAVKAIEEAVSSSVYHEFVLHGVTGSGKTEVYIRTIASAVNQGGAAAVLVPEIVLTPQMVGRFTGHFGSLVAVLHSGLSQGERRDEWLRIRRGQARVVIGARSAVFAPVENLKLIIVDEEHEASYKQEETPYYDAREIASMRAKREQAVVVFGSATPSLETMYKAEQGQARILTLPSRINDQPLPPVEVVDMREELRSGNRSIFSNSLQEGVEQAVRHGQQAVLFLNRRGFASFVLCRECGEVMQCPRCDISLTLHGRPGQHYLECHYCQFHTPMSSVCPHCGESALRPFGIGTQQVEQHLNDLWPDFRVLRMDVDTTRKKGAHKRAVEQFYEGGADILLGTQMIAKGLDFPNVTFVGVIAADTLLAIPDYRASERTFSLLTQVAGRAGRADLPGRIVVQTYRPSHYAITAAARHDYREFYELERQLRENFWYPPFCEMTVFKAVHNEENIAKGAARRFERELKRRLQDETVTVLPAAPERIARIEDKFRFQVVVKYSQWHRVAQGITAAYRVVDEKMRKLKGICVLDVNAGRI is encoded by the coding sequence GTGACTAGATTGACGGCAGAGGTCGTTGTCGATGCAAAAACACGACAAGTGAGCGGGAGTTATACCTACCTCGTCCCCGAGAGGCTAAAAAACACCATACGGCCGGGTCATAGAGTCTACGTTTCGTTTGGCAGACAGCATTTGCAGGGATTTGTTGTGAGCGTAGAGTCAGTTGAGGAAGACATTGATCGAACCGAAGGTACTGATATAGGACCCCGAGCAGATACATATGATAGAACTACGATACTGCGTGCGAGCGACGAAAACCCGAGCCCGTTCAAACCCGTGTTAGCCGTACTTGACAGTGAACCGCTGCTGCGACCGGAACTGCTCTCCTTGCTTCAGGACATGGCACACAGGTACGCGTGTACGCTGTTGGAAGCCATTCAAACAGCAATACCAGGGGCCTACAGAGTTCAGGCAAAGCAAGTATACAAAGGTAATCCGGATGTGAAGCCAGAGCGCCTTGAAGAGGTTCCCTTATGGGAGACGCTGTGCCGACGTCCCCTGTCATTTTCGGAAATTCTGCGGCGTTTTCAGGAGAATGCAAACATTTGGCTGGAATCGCTGATTGCTTGTGGTTCTGTGCATGAAGCGGCAGACCTCCGTGACAGGGTAGCAGCCAAAAAACAAGCCTCGCTGCATCTGACATCCGATGTGAATCAGGCGCGAGGGTTTATCGAGGAAAAGCAAAAGCAGGCCCCAAAACAGGCTCGCTTACTCGAGCAGTTGCTGCATCAATCACCTCAGTCTGTGCATTCGCTGGGCGTTGTCCCTTCAGATGGTGCTGTGAGGGCTTTACTTCGTGCCGGATTAGTCCGTGTCTCAGAAGAAGAGGTGTACAGACGACCGCTTGATACTGGGCTCAATGAGACGGTAGATTCCCAGCGCGAACTGACAAGATTACAGACTGCCGCTGTGAAGGCAATCGAAGAGGCAGTCAGTTCTTCTGTCTACCATGAATTTGTTCTGCACGGAGTGACAGGGAGCGGGAAGACGGAGGTTTATATCCGAACCATTGCCAGTGCCGTAAATCAGGGCGGCGCCGCCGCTGTTTTGGTGCCTGAGATTGTCTTGACCCCTCAGATGGTGGGACGGTTTACCGGTCATTTTGGGAGTTTAGTGGCTGTATTGCACTCGGGGTTGTCGCAAGGAGAGCGCCGGGACGAATGGCTCAGAATTCGTCGGGGTCAGGCAAGGGTTGTCATCGGAGCGAGATCGGCTGTGTTTGCGCCTGTGGAGAATTTGAAGCTGATTATTGTTGACGAGGAGCATGAGGCATCCTACAAGCAGGAGGAAACACCTTATTATGATGCTCGGGAAATCGCTTCGATGCGGGCAAAGAGGGAGCAGGCTGTGGTTGTGTTTGGCTCAGCAACACCGTCACTTGAGACGATGTACAAGGCAGAACAGGGTCAGGCCAGAATCCTGACACTCCCCTCGAGAATTAATGATCAGCCGCTGCCGCCGGTGGAGGTTGTGGATATGCGCGAAGAACTTCGCAGCGGCAATCGTTCGATTTTCAGCAACTCGTTGCAGGAAGGTGTCGAACAAGCTGTACGTCACGGTCAGCAAGCGGTTCTGTTTCTGAACCGGCGCGGGTTTGCTTCGTTTGTTTTATGCCGGGAATGCGGCGAAGTCATGCAGTGCCCGCGCTGCGATATATCACTGACCTTACACGGACGACCGGGACAACATTATCTAGAGTGCCATTACTGCCAGTTTCACACACCGATGTCGTCGGTGTGTCCTCACTGCGGTGAATCTGCTTTACGTCCGTTTGGAATTGGAACACAGCAAGTCGAACAGCATTTGAACGATTTATGGCCGGATTTTCGTGTGCTCCGCATGGATGTGGATACGACTCGCAAGAAGGGTGCCCATAAGCGGGCTGTCGAGCAGTTTTATGAAGGAGGGGCGGATATCCTGCTCGGAACGCAGATGATTGCGAAGGGTCTTGACTTTCCGAACGTGACCTTCGTCGGTGTCATTGCTGCGGACACTCTCCTAGCAATCCCGGACTACAGGGCTTCAGAGCGCACGTTCAGCTTGTTGACACAAGTGGCCGGCCGGGCCGGAAGAGCAGACTTGCCGGGACGCATTGTGGTTCAAACCTATCGACCCTCTCACTACGCCATCACGGCAGCTGCACGTCATGACTACCGCGAGTTTTATGAGCTGGAACGTCAACTGCGAGAGAATTTCTGGTATCCTCCTTTTTGCGAAATGACGGTGTTCAAAGCTGTTCACAATGAAGAGAACATAGCGAAAGGTGCGGCGAGGCGGTTCGAGCGTGAACTGAAAAGACGTCTGCAGGACGAGACTGTAACTGTGCTGCCGGCTGCTCCGGAGCGAATTGCGCGCATTGAAGATAAATTCCGGTTTCAAGTTGTGGTAAAGTATTCACAGTGGCACCGCGTTGCGCAGGGTATCACAGCGGCTTATCGCGTTGTGGACGAGAAAATGAGAAAACTCAAGGGCATTTGTGTCCTTGATGTCAACGCGGGTAGAATTTAA